Genomic window (Bosea vaviloviae):
TCGCGGCGTGGAAAGCCTCGTTCGTCTCGTGATAGCGCGCCGGGTCGCCCTCATGGACGAGCGTGCGCAAGGCCTGGTGCAGCGCCTCGAGCCCGCGCCGCTCCGGCACCGTCATGTTGCGGGCAGCAAGCCCGGCGCAGAGCCCTTCAAGCTCCGCCATAACCTCGAACATGTCATGGAGCTGGCTCGGCGTCGGCAGCGCCACGACCGCGCCGCGATGCGGCCTGACGCTGACCAGCCCCGAGCTTGAGAGCTGGCGGATCGCCTCGCGAACCGGCGTGCGCGAGACGCCGAAGCGCGCGGCGAGCTCCTGCTCGTCGAGTGGCGTGCCCGGCTCGAGCGCGCCCGAAACGATCTCGTCGGCGATCTGAAGCCGCAAGCTTTCCGTGCGCGTGGGGGCTGCGGGCTTAAGTCCAACGGCGGCGGCGCGGCGAGGCGGCATGGATCAGGACCAAGGATTCAGCGGAAGCGCGAGCATCTGCTTAAAGCGTTTTCGAGCGAAATGGACACTGGTTCGCGTGAAGAAACGGGTTCGCGTGAAGAAAACGCCATAGAACAAAAAAGCTGGAGCGGTTGAACGATCCAATTGGACCGGAAACGGGTCTAGCAGGCCGGCACAACAGGGTCATGGCGCCGCGCAACCGGGCGTCATTCCGCGATCACGCTGACATGGGCGCTGACGACCCGCCAGCCTTCCGGGAACTTGACCCAGGTCTGGCTTTGCCGCCCGATCTTGCCGACCATGCTGTCGCGCCGGAACAGCGTGTTGGCCGTGGCCATGGCATCGCCGTAAGCGGTGATGACGGTGCGCTCGATCGTGCGCATCACCCCGACCGGCGAGCGCGCCGCACGGAAGGCCGCGATCTCGGCATAGCCGTAGAGATTTTCGCCGACCCCGTAGCGCAATGTCTGCGGGCTGTCCTTGAACAGCGCATCCAGCGTCGTGACGTCATTGGTCGTCAGCGCTCTCTCATAGGCGGCAAAAGCGGCCTCGACTTCGGCAAGCACGGCGGGGTCGTTGATCTTCATTCCTGTATCGTCCTTGTTTCCCCCTCCCCGTCATTGCGAGCGTAGCGAAGCAATCCAGCGTCTCGCGCTGCCTCTGGATTGCTTCGCTACGCTCGCAATGACGACGAGATGCCCTCACATCGGCGGATGCGGAATCGCGGTCAGCAATTCCTTGGTGTACGCCGCCTGCGGGTTGCCTAACACCTCTTCGGCAGTACCTTCCTCGACGATCGCGCCGGTCTTCATCACGATGACCCGGTCGCAGAGCAGCCGCACCACGTTGAGATCATGCGAGACGAAGAGATAGCTCATGCCGAGCCGCCCCTTCAGCTCCTCCAGCAGATTCAGCACCACGGCCTGAACCGAAACATCGAGCGCCGCCGTCGGCTCGTCCAGGATGACGAGATCGGGGTCGAGCGCGATGGCGCGCGCGATACCGACACGGGCCTTCTGCCCGCCCGAAAGCTGGTGCGGGAAGCGGTCGATCAGTTCGACCGGCAGGCCGACAAGCCGCGCCAGCTCCTCGCAGCGGGCGCGCAAGGCATCGCGCCGCGAAATCCCGCCCATGCGCAGGATCGGATCGGCGATCGCCCGCTCGGCCGTGAAGCGCGGATTGAGACTGTCGGTTGGGTCCTGGAAGACCATCTGGATACGCCGGCGATACGGCGAGGCCGCGAAAGATCTGGCCGGGATCGCGCCGATATCGGCGCCGTCGAAGATGATGCGTCCGCCGCTGGGGTCGATCAGTCGCGTGATCATCATCGAGGTCGTCGACTTGCCGCAGCCGGACTCGCCGACCAGGCCAAGCGTCTCGCCCCTGGCGAGCGTGAAGCTGATGCCGTCGACCGCGCGGAAGGCGGATTTCTCCGGCTCCGCCTTGCCCCTGAGCTTGGCGAGGACGCCGCCCGCCGAAGGGCGCGGATACTCCTTGACCAGCTTCTCGACCCGCATAAGCGGTGCGTCTCCGGCGGGCGTGACCTGAGGCGCCCTCGCCTCGGCCGGTGGCCCCTTTGGCGCATCCGGCAACAGATCGGCAAGCGACATGCCGATGCGCGGCGTCGCCTGCATCAGCTTGCGGGTATAGGGGTGCTGCGGATTGCGGAAGATATCGGCAGCGGCGGCCGTCTCCACCACCTTGCCCTTCTCCATCACCACGACGCGGTCGCAATAGGCCGCCGCCAGCCCGAGATCATGGGTGATCAGGATCGTCGACATAGCCCGCTCGCGCGTAAGCTCGACGATCAGATCCATCACCGCCTTCTGCGTCGTCACATCGAGGCCCGTCGTCGGCTCGTCAGCGATCAGCAATTGCGGCTGGCAGGCGAGTGCGAGCGCGATCACCACGCGCTGGCACATGCCGCCGGAAAGCTCGAAGGGATAGGCGTCGTAGCGCTCCTCGGGGCGGGCGATCTTGACCTTGGTCAGGGCCTCGATCGCCTTCTCCCTGGCGGTCGCGCGCGTCGCCTGGACATGCTGGAGCAGCACGTCTTCGATCTGCCTGCCGACCTTGCGGATCGGGTTCAGCGCCGCGCGCGGGTTTTGGAAGATCATCGAGATCTCGCGCCCGCGCAGATCGCGCATCTGCGCCTCATCGGCCGTGACGAGGTCGATGCCGGAGAACGAGATCGCGCCCTCGGCGACGCGGCCTGCCCGATCGAGGATGCGCACCACGGCATAGGAGGTCACCGACTTGCCCGAGCCGGACTCGCCGACGATCGCGACCGTCTCGCCCTTGGCGACCTGGATGTCGATCGACTTGACGGCCTGGACGGCGCCGCGGCGCGTGGCGAATTCGACGGTGAGGTTCTTGATGTCGAGGAGGGGAGGAGAGGTCATGCCAGAACCTCCCCGTCATTCCGGGGCGACGCGCAGCGTCGAGCCCGGAACCCAGAACCGCAGGTTACAAAAGACAGGACGCGACGGTCATGATTGCTGGAGTTCGGCCTGCGGTTCTGGGTTCCGGGCTCTCGCTGTGCGAGCCCCGGAATGACGGAGAGGTTCATGAGCGTACCCATCAATTCCTCCGCTGCGGATCGACGAGATCGCGCACGCCGTCGCCGAGCAGGTTGAAGCAGAACACCGCGATCATCAGAGCCAAGCCCGGAAAGAAGGCGATCCACCATTCCCCGGAGACGATGAAACCAGCCCCTTCCGCGACCATGATGCCCCATTCAGGTGTCGGCGGGCGCACGCCCAAGCCGATGAAGGAGAGGCCCGCCGCGTTCAGGATGGCGTAGCCCATGGTCAGCGACATCTGCACCGCCATGATCGGCATGATGTTGGGCAGGATTTGCGTGAGCAGCAGCCGCCAGTCGGAATTGCCCGAGAGCCGCGCCGCCTGCACGAAACCGGCCTCGCGGCGGACATTCGCCTCGGCGCGGGCGACGCGGGCATAGAGCGGGAAATTGATGATCGCCGTCGCCAGCACGATGTTGGTGACGCTGTTGCCGAGCGCTGCGACGATGCCCATCGCCAGCACGAAGAGCGGGAACGCCATGATCGTGTCGGCGATCCTTCCAACCAGCTTGTCGACCCAGCCGCCGAAGAAGCCGGCCATGATGCCGGCAAGCCCGCCGAGCACGAAGACGAGCGCGACCGAGAACACCGCGATCGAGAAATCGAGCCTAGTCGCTGCGATGACGCGGCTGAAGATGTCGCGGCCGAGTTGGTCCGTGCCGAACCAGTGCGCACGGCTCGGCGCCTGCAGCGCCGCATTGGTGTTCGAGGCGAGAGGATCATAAGGCACGATCGAGGGGCCGATCAGCGCCGCCAGCAGGATCAGCGCAAACAGCCCGAAGGCGAGCCCCGTCACCGGGTTCTCCGCCACGATATGGCGCGCATGCGCCCACAGGCTGGTCGAGGGCGGCGCCTCGAAGCGCAATGCAGGCACGGATTCGACCGGCAAAGATTCGGCAGGCAGGGCTTCGCCGGGAGCGGGCTCGGGTTCTTTTTCGAGGATTTGGGGCATGTCGTTCACGGCCTCACCCCTCCAGCCTGACGCGGGGATCGATGACGCCGTAGAGCACGTCGATCATGAGGTTCAGCGCGACATACATCACCGCCATGGTCAGCACGAAACCCTGGATCGGGGCGTAGTCCGAAGCGATCAGCGCCTCGACCGCATAGGAGCCGATGCCCGGCCAGGCAAAAACCTTCTCGACCAGCACATTGGCGCCGAGCAGGAAGGAGAACACCATGCCGAGCGTCGTCACCACCGGCAGCATCGCGTTGCGGAAGGCGTAGGTACCGATGACCTTGCTATTGGTCAGGCCGCTGGCACGCGCCGTGCGGACGAAATCGGCACCAAGCACGGCCAGCATCGAGGCCCGCGTCATCCGCGTGATCGGCGCGAGCGAGAAGATGGCGAGCGTCACGGCCGGCAGGATGAGCTGCGAGAAGGCGGCGCGGAAACCCTCAAGATCGCGCGCAAGCAGCATGTCGATCAGCAGGAAGCCGGTGACACCAGGCGGCTCGGAGGCGAAGACGTCGAGCCGCCCGAGCGGTGCCGGCGACCAGCCGAGCAGGAAGTAGAAGACATAGACCAGCAAGAGCCCGGTGAAGAACACCGGCAACGAGACGCCCGCCGTCGCGACGATCCGGCAGAGATGGTCGACCCAGGAGCCCTGCTTGACGGCGGCGAGCACGCCAAGCGGCAGCGCCACCGCCATGGCAAGCAGCAAGCCGACAAGCGTCAGTTCGGCCGAAGCCGGAAGCCTCGCCGCAATGTCCCTGGTCACCGGCTGGCCGGTCGTCAGCGACTGGCCGAGATCGCCCTTCAGCAATGCCGTGACATAGGAGACGAACTGCACCGGCAGCGGCTGATCGAGGCCAAGCTTGCCGCGGATCTCGGCAATGGCCTGCGGTGACGCCGCAGGCCCGGCGAAATAGGCGGCGGTGTCGCCCGGCAGGACCCGTGTGAGCAGGAAGGTGACGATGATCACGCCGATGATCGACGGGATGGTCGTCATAAGGCGCTGGCCGATCATCTTGAGCATGGCATGTTCCCCGTCCGGCTCAGCGCGATGGCGACCTGTGCAGATCGAGTGCGGAAACACACCGTCATCCTGGCCGGAGCGAAGCGGAGCGCCGGGATCCATCGGAGAGCTCCGGAGCCCTCCGATGGATCCCGGAGCTGCGCGGCTTCGCCGCTTGTCCAGGATGACGTTGCGTTTCCTAGCTCAAGCAAGTTCCTCACCCCTTCGTCAGGTAGCGGAAATCCGGCTCGCGGCAGGGCTGGAACTGATAGCCGCCGATCGACTTCTGCATGGCGACGTCATGGGTCGGCTGGGCAATCGGCACCATCGGCACCTCGACGTTCACCAGCTTGATGAACTCCACGACGCTCTTGTCGTAAACCGCCTTGTCGGCGGTGAAGCGGGCCTCGTCGACCAGCTTGTCCAGCGCCGGGTTCTGATAAGCGGCGATGTTGAAGA
Coding sequences:
- a CDS encoding GntR family transcriptional regulator, which gives rise to MPPRRAAAVGLKPAAPTRTESLRLQIADEIVSGALEPGTPLDEQELAARFGVSRTPVREAIRQLSSSGLVSVRPHRGAVVALPTPSQLHDMFEVMAELEGLCAGLAARNMTVPERRGLEALHQALRTLVHEGDPARYHETNEAFHAAIYAGTHNGYLAELTLMTRARVAPFRRAQFRATGRLGGSYQEHDTIVQAILRGDQAGASEAMRAHIGIVRDAFSSYAEAR
- the hpxZ gene encoding oxalurate catabolism protein HpxZ; translated protein: MKINDPAVLAEVEAAFAAYERALTTNDVTTLDALFKDSPQTLRYGVGENLYGYAEIAAFRAARSPVGVMRTIERTVITAYGDAMATANTLFRRDSMVGKIGRQSQTWVKFPEGWRVVSAHVSVIAE
- a CDS encoding dipeptide ABC transporter ATP-binding protein, which produces MTSPPLLDIKNLTVEFATRRGAVQAVKSIDIQVAKGETVAIVGESGSGKSVTSYAVVRILDRAGRVAEGAISFSGIDLVTADEAQMRDLRGREISMIFQNPRAALNPIRKVGRQIEDVLLQHVQATRATAREKAIEALTKVKIARPEERYDAYPFELSGGMCQRVVIALALACQPQLLIADEPTTGLDVTTQKAVMDLIVELTRERAMSTILITHDLGLAAAYCDRVVVMEKGKVVETAAAADIFRNPQHPYTRKLMQATPRIGMSLADLLPDAPKGPPAEARAPQVTPAGDAPLMRVEKLVKEYPRPSAGGVLAKLRGKAEPEKSAFRAVDGISFTLARGETLGLVGESGCGKSTTSMMITRLIDPSGGRIIFDGADIGAIPARSFAASPYRRRIQMVFQDPTDSLNPRFTAERAIADPILRMGGISRRDALRARCEELARLVGLPVELIDRFPHQLSGGQKARVGIARAIALDPDLVILDEPTAALDVSVQAVVLNLLEELKGRLGMSYLFVSHDLNVVRLLCDRVIVMKTGAIVEEGTAEEVLGNPQAAYTKELLTAIPHPPM
- a CDS encoding ABC transporter permease, which produces MPQILEKEPEPAPGEALPAESLPVESVPALRFEAPPSTSLWAHARHIVAENPVTGLAFGLFALILLAALIGPSIVPYDPLASNTNAALQAPSRAHWFGTDQLGRDIFSRVIAATRLDFSIAVFSVALVFVLGGLAGIMAGFFGGWVDKLVGRIADTIMAFPLFVLAMGIVAALGNSVTNIVLATAIINFPLYARVARAEANVRREAGFVQAARLSGNSDWRLLLTQILPNIMPIMAVQMSLTMGYAILNAAGLSFIGLGVRPPTPEWGIMVAEGAGFIVSGEWWIAFFPGLALMIAVFCFNLLGDGVRDLVDPQRRN
- a CDS encoding ABC transporter permease, whose translation is MLKMIGQRLMTTIPSIIGVIIVTFLLTRVLPGDTAAYFAGPAASPQAIAEIRGKLGLDQPLPVQFVSYVTALLKGDLGQSLTTGQPVTRDIAARLPASAELTLVGLLLAMAVALPLGVLAAVKQGSWVDHLCRIVATAGVSLPVFFTGLLLVYVFYFLLGWSPAPLGRLDVFASEPPGVTGFLLIDMLLARDLEGFRAAFSQLILPAVTLAIFSLAPITRMTRASMLAVLGADFVRTARASGLTNSKVIGTYAFRNAMLPVVTTLGMVFSFLLGANVLVEKVFAWPGIGSYAVEALIASDYAPIQGFVLTMAVMYVALNLMIDVLYGVIDPRVRLEG